In Roseofilum casamattae BLCC-M143, the following are encoded in one genomic region:
- the crtB gene encoding cyanoexosortase B: protein MTQQSPFPNAIPRSWLNYTLIALPLLIYGPLLIHWCDGWLNKSISIEHEYFSHGLIGLPFAAYIFWTKREQWMKLRDRSAPLGGVLLGLGGVAYATGLPDLVNLSFPLILTGMCLWLKGIPGLKLQWFPLLLVALATPTEVPYLIEPYILPLQSFISSTAGFILSGIVGMDVTVNGIYLSTGGRLVEVAPHCAGLKMLFTSLYVALMLLYWTGAIESRRKVILLLVGSVGISVLANIIRNSLLTYFHGTGNDALFHWLHESWGGDLYSAGMLGIVVLLLNWIDTDDYLEDTDETFESSDSD from the coding sequence ATGACCCAACAATCTCCCTTTCCCAACGCTATCCCGAGGTCTTGGCTCAACTACACCCTTATCGCCTTACCTCTGCTCATCTATGGCCCTTTGCTGATTCATTGGTGTGATGGTTGGCTGAATAAAAGTATTAGTATCGAACACGAATACTTCAGCCATGGGTTAATCGGCCTGCCCTTCGCCGCTTATATCTTCTGGACAAAACGCGAGCAATGGATGAAACTGCGCGATCGCTCGGCTCCCCTCGGCGGCGTTCTCCTCGGTCTCGGTGGTGTCGCTTATGCTACCGGACTTCCCGATTTGGTCAACCTATCCTTTCCGCTCATCTTAACCGGAATGTGCTTGTGGCTCAAAGGCATTCCCGGATTAAAATTGCAATGGTTTCCTTTGCTGCTCGTGGCTCTAGCAACTCCGACGGAAGTCCCTTATTTAATCGAACCCTACATTCTGCCCCTGCAAAGCTTTATTTCCAGCACCGCAGGCTTTATCCTCTCTGGTATTGTGGGAATGGATGTCACCGTTAATGGTATCTATCTTTCCACAGGCGGCCGGCTCGTAGAGGTGGCTCCCCACTGTGCGGGACTGAAAATGTTGTTTACCAGTCTCTATGTTGCCTTAATGCTACTGTATTGGACGGGGGCAATTGAGTCCAGACGCAAAGTTATTCTCCTCCTTGTCGGATCGGTAGGGATTAGCGTGTTGGCGAATATTATCCGCAACAGCCTCTTAACCTACTTTCACGGCACGGGCAATGATGCCTTATTTCATTGGCTCCATGAAAGCTGGGGAGGCGATTTATACTCGGCAGGCATGTTAGGTATCGTGGTGCTTTTACTGAACTGGATCGATACGGACGACTACTTGGAAGACACTGATGAAACCTTTGAATCCTCCGACTCCGACTGA
- a CDS encoding cyanoexosortase B system-associated protein, whose protein sequence is MKPLNPPTPTDDVSSSSKRKLSWPLLALLGFLLILLLFKGIPGYFSWSWPWMSAPKVSAIKPLKEIRNEGLALPGWEITEQQVIPLGGNKWSYQQLRGDWEKPIIIFLLSQNSSTNQPRVEWVDFNGFQHQFFDRWKTDSYRNKTWQVRNPDDPSQTLTVRSRFLRGWNSAQTYAIVQWYAWPTGGSAAPVDWFIADRKAQIAGDRAPWMAVSIMIPIEPLGDIEAEAEDIAGSLVALVQTTLMETAFQD, encoded by the coding sequence ATGAAACCTTTGAATCCTCCGACTCCGACTGATGATGTTTCTTCCTCTAGCAAGCGCAAGCTGTCTTGGCCGCTGTTAGCATTACTGGGATTTTTATTAATCCTTTTGCTCTTCAAGGGCATTCCGGGATATTTCAGTTGGTCGTGGCCTTGGATGAGCGCCCCGAAAGTATCGGCAATTAAACCATTAAAAGAAATCCGTAATGAAGGATTAGCTCTTCCGGGTTGGGAAATAACCGAGCAACAAGTTATTCCTTTAGGTGGCAATAAATGGTCTTATCAACAACTCAGGGGCGATTGGGAAAAACCGATTATTATTTTCCTATTGAGTCAAAATTCCAGCACCAATCAACCTCGAGTAGAGTGGGTGGATTTTAATGGGTTTCAACACCAATTCTTCGATCGCTGGAAAACGGATTCCTATCGCAACAAAACCTGGCAGGTGAGAAATCCCGACGATCCGAGCCAAACCCTAACCGTGCGATCGCGGTTTCTGCGCGGTTGGAATAGCGCGCAAACCTATGCTATTGTCCAATGGTATGCTTGGCCGACTGGAGGGAGTGCAGCCCCAGTAGACTGGTTTATAGCCGATCGCAAAGCCCAGATAGCCGGCGATCGCGCGCCCTGGATGGCCGTCTCGATTATGATACCGATCGAGCCTCTCGGAGATATTGAAGCCGAAGCTGAAGACATTGCCGGTTCGTTGGTCGCTCTGGTGCAAACCACGTTAATGGAAACTGCCTTTCAAGATTAG
- a CDS encoding Dethiobiotin synthetase: MDYKTACEFAIAQALPTGENPDAFLLRLNAGEPPIPGQVTSLLLALRIIFEQSHGETELDRHLVCALHVLVTESRQAFIRHRELGVIWPPLLDRDLSQMAIAVRQIFTGETTRALPGNRSLGLPSH; this comes from the coding sequence ATGGACTACAAAACCGCATGTGAATTTGCGATCGCTCAAGCCTTACCCACAGGAGAAAATCCGGATGCGTTTCTGTTGCGTTTAAATGCGGGAGAACCGCCGATTCCGGGGCAAGTGACGTCATTATTATTAGCGTTGCGAATAATTTTTGAACAGTCTCATGGCGAAACCGAGTTAGACCGACATCTGGTTTGTGCCCTGCACGTGTTGGTGACGGAAAGTCGTCAGGCGTTTATTCGTCACCGGGAGTTGGGGGTCATTTGGCCGCCCTTGTTGGATCGAGATTTAAGTCAGATGGCGATCGCCGTGCGCCAGATTTTTACTGGAGAAACAACTCGCGCTCTACCGGGAAATCGCTCTCTCGGACTGCCCTCACATTAA
- a CDS encoding DegT/DnrJ/EryC1/StrS family aminotransferase, which yields MNPSSATIPFVDLSLQHQPLTAEFERAMLSVMRQGDFILGQAVRDLENAFAQASGVEYGIGVACGTDAIALGLKACGIQPGDEVILPANTFIATLIGVLHAGGQPIFAPCDPQTALIDLEAAAKLVTAKTKAILPVHLYGQMVSPTALLDFAKTHNLFIFEDAAQAHLAEREGYKPGSVGKAAAFSFYPSKNLGAFGDGGMVLTNDPDVAKTMKSLRNYGAPRKYYHSEPGTNSRLDTVQAAILQVKLPHLAAWNQQRNQAAQDYDRLLAPLATSGLVPIKNDSGTGHIYHLYVVRTLENCPLDRDTLQEKLKLANIQTGIHYPIPCHLQPAYAHLGYHSGDFPQVEQLCNSILSLPMFPGITSEQIQRVVEALSKLIHP from the coding sequence ATGAACCCATCTTCTGCAACCATCCCCTTTGTCGATCTTTCTCTCCAACACCAACCCCTCACAGCAGAGTTTGAACGCGCCATGCTCTCAGTCATGAGACAAGGTGACTTTATCCTCGGTCAAGCCGTTCGAGACTTAGAAAACGCCTTCGCCCAAGCCTCAGGAGTCGAGTACGGTATTGGCGTTGCTTGCGGAACCGATGCGATCGCTCTCGGATTGAAAGCCTGCGGTATTCAACCCGGCGATGAAGTTATTCTACCGGCCAATACCTTCATTGCCACCCTCATCGGCGTCCTTCATGCTGGCGGACAACCAATTTTCGCGCCTTGCGATCCGCAAACGGCCTTAATTGACCTCGAAGCTGCTGCCAAACTCGTCACTGCCAAAACCAAAGCCATTCTCCCCGTCCATCTCTACGGACAAATGGTTTCCCCCACAGCTCTACTCGACTTCGCTAAAACCCACAATCTATTTATCTTTGAAGATGCTGCCCAAGCTCATCTCGCCGAGCGCGAAGGCTACAAACCCGGTTCCGTTGGCAAAGCCGCTGCATTTAGTTTCTATCCCAGTAAAAATCTTGGTGCCTTCGGCGATGGAGGCATGGTACTCACCAACGATCCGGACGTCGCCAAAACCATGAAAAGCCTGAGAAACTACGGAGCGCCACGCAAATATTACCACAGCGAACCGGGAACCAACAGCCGCCTGGATACCGTACAAGCGGCCATCTTGCAGGTCAAACTGCCTCACCTTGCCGCCTGGAATCAACAGCGCAACCAAGCCGCGCAAGACTACGATCGCCTCCTCGCTCCCCTCGCAACATCCGGTTTAGTTCCCATCAAAAACGATAGCGGAACCGGCCACATCTACCATCTCTACGTCGTCCGTACCCTAGAAAACTGTCCCCTCGATCGAGATACCCTTCAAGAAAAACTGAAACTTGCTAACATTCAAACAGGAATCCACTATCCCATTCCGTGTCATCTACAACCAGCATATGCTCACTTAGGCTATCATTCCGGCGACTTTCCCCAAGTCGAACAACTATGCAATTCTATCTTGTCCTTGCCCATGTTCCCCGGCATTACCTCGGAACAGATCCAGCGCGTCGTTGAAGCGCTCTCCAAATTAATTCACCCTTAA